One part of the Olleya sp. YS genome encodes these proteins:
- the lptC gene encoding LPS export ABC transporter periplasmic protein LptC, whose amino-acid sequence MPKHKLHSIKNLVIAIAMTLFFSCNNHLKDVNKMSISANDPVGVSDSINVKYTDSGRLSANLVSPKMYDFSNRSFSYSEFPEGVILHLYDINNAQTTIISDYAIVYNNTDLIDLRGNVIAATPTQDTLYAEQLYYDQKKEWLFTNQPATYRSKGYVTSGLGFDSDKDFKKAEVLGVTGQFAVQD is encoded by the coding sequence ATGCCAAAACATAAATTACATAGTATTAAAAACTTAGTCATAGCAATTGCTATGACTTTGTTTTTTTCATGTAATAATCATTTAAAAGATGTTAATAAAATGAGCATATCTGCTAACGATCCAGTAGGTGTCTCAGATAGTATTAACGTTAAATACACAGACTCTGGTCGTTTGTCAGCAAACCTAGTTAGTCCCAAAATGTACGATTTTAGTAACAGAAGTTTCTCTTATTCTGAGTTTCCTGAAGGAGTAATTTTACATTTGTATGATATAAATAATGCACAAACTACAATTATTTCAGATTATGCAATTGTCTACAATAATACAGATTTAATAGATCTAAGAGGAAACGTCATTGCTGCAACACCAACGCAAGATACATTATATGCAGAGCAATTGTATTATGACCAGAAAAAGGAATGGTTATTTACCAATCAACCAGCCACGTATAGATCTAAAGGATATGTTACTAGTGGACTAGGTTTTGACTCTGATAAAGACTTTAAAAAAGCTGAAGTTTTAGGCGTTACAGGTCAATTTGCTGTACAAGACTAA
- a CDS encoding hemolysin family protein, whose translation MMSSIVIIVACLILSAFFSGMEIAYVSSNKIHIEIEKKQDGFLANILSKITAKPSKFIATMLIGNNIALVIYGFFMGDLLMDWFQGMLPSNNTLITYLLTDLSLLSQTILSTLLILFTAEFLPKVFFQIYSNTLLKVLAFPAYMFYVLFSWVSDFVIWISDVVLKKFFKTDGDQVQLAFTKVELGHYISEQMESIEEHEDIDSEIQIFQNALEFSEVKAREVMVPRTEIIAIELQDSIQNLSALFTETGCSKILVYKETIDDILGYVHSFELFKKPKNIGAMIMPIELVPETMLIKDILNVLIKKRKSIAVVVDEYGGTSGIMTVEDIVEELFGEIEDEHDTIDLIEEQINETTYVFSARAEVDYLNETYKLNLPEGENYETLGGLIVDHTEEIPQQNEVVSTENFDFKIIEVSNTKIDLVELKIKEED comes from the coding sequence ATGATGTCTTCAATAGTTATTATAGTTGCTTGTTTAATTTTATCTGCTTTCTTTTCTGGAATGGAGATAGCTTATGTGTCCTCCAATAAAATTCATATAGAAATTGAAAAAAAACAAGACGGATTTTTAGCAAATATTCTATCAAAAATTACAGCTAAACCATCCAAGTTTATAGCTACTATGCTAATAGGTAATAATATAGCATTGGTTATTTATGGATTTTTTATGGGTGATTTGTTAATGGATTGGTTTCAAGGTATGCTACCAAGTAACAATACATTAATTACTTATTTACTTACAGATTTAAGCTTATTATCGCAAACCATTTTATCGACATTACTTATATTATTTACTGCAGAATTTTTACCTAAAGTCTTTTTTCAAATTTATTCTAACACTTTATTAAAAGTATTAGCTTTTCCAGCTTATATGTTTTATGTACTATTTAGTTGGGTGTCAGATTTTGTAATTTGGATAAGTGATGTCGTCCTAAAAAAGTTTTTTAAAACCGATGGAGACCAAGTACAACTGGCTTTTACTAAGGTAGAGCTTGGGCATTATATTAGCGAGCAAATGGAAAGTATTGAGGAGCATGAAGATATAGATTCCGAAATTCAGATTTTTCAAAACGCATTAGAGTTTTCAGAAGTCAAAGCTAGAGAGGTTATGGTGCCTCGTACAGAAATTATAGCTATAGAATTGCAAGACAGCATTCAAAACCTAAGTGCTTTGTTCACAGAAACAGGTTGCTCAAAAATTTTAGTGTACAAAGAAACTATAGATGACATTTTAGGGTATGTACACTCGTTTGAGTTATTTAAAAAACCAAAAAATATAGGTGCTATGATTATGCCTATAGAGTTAGTTCCAGAAACCATGCTAATTAAAGATATTTTAAACGTACTTATAAAAAAACGAAAAAGTATTGCAGTAGTAGTCGATGAGTATGGAGGGACTTCTGGTATTATGACTGTAGAAGATATTGTTGAAGAACTTTTTGGAGAAATTGAAGATGAACACGATACCATAGATTTAATTGAAGAACAAATTAATGAAACCACGTATGTGTTTTCTGCTAGAGCAGAAGTAGATTATTTAAACGAAACCTATAAACTAAATTTACCTGAAGGTGAAAACTATGAAACTTTAGGTGGATTAATTGTAGACCATACAGAAGAAATTCCGCAACAAAATGAAGTGGTTTCTACAGAAAATTTTGACTTTAAAATCATTGAAGTTTCCAATACTAAAATAGACTTGGTAGAGCTTAAAATAAAAGAGGAAGATTAG
- a CDS encoding SurA N-terminal domain-containing protein, whose protein sequence is MAILNKIRQKTFVLILVIALALFAFILSSLFDNKDALFSKSPDVVATINGEDISREEFSNMVEFQQQQRPGSSISQVMNGVFEAKVREIIMDGQIDKLGMTVEADQMRDLIKTTYANDPTFLNEAGLFDESKLKLFIDNLKSSSEEAYQNWVAREQSLAANALQANYFNMVKAGTTATLAEGQLEHKLESEKVDIKYVQVPYTSIADSTIKVSTSEIKDYINKNANAYQADASRTFQYVFFKEEASLEDETNIQNDLKELFKDQEVYNETTKETDTRVGFLNTKDPETFVNGNSDDLKFVDKYQYKSSFPEAIGDSIFSLEAGQVYGPYKDAGYYKVTKVLDYKKLADSIESSHIIIPFVGTTRAAADVTRTKEEAKAMVDSIFPLVKNNKAKFAEVANEINSDGTKGKDGSIGWTRLTTYNPASFDPDFANFLFFNDKGSIDVVLTKFGYHIIRVDDKKNVDTAVKVATVARKIEPSTATEDKVFENASNFELAIANGSFAEVAKKENYEVRPMTAKELDENIPGLGNQRQIVRWAFEDESEIGDYKRFDNVPGGIVIAQLTAKQEEGLMSVEDASVTALPAVRKEKKAKLIMDRVSATTLEDFAAAENQTVKSSSAINMKNPTIAGAGQEPLVVGTAFGLKEGATSKLIKGNSGVFMVQVTKKTSAVELDNYLPFANQVSSQKLSAVQARLYNALKDAAEIEDYRAKTVQ, encoded by the coding sequence ATGGCAATTTTAAATAAAATTAGACAAAAAACATTCGTATTAATCTTAGTTATTGCATTAGCATTATTTGCTTTTATTTTATCAAGTTTATTTGATAATAAAGACGCATTATTTTCTAAGTCTCCAGACGTTGTAGCCACAATAAACGGAGAGGACATCTCTAGAGAAGAGTTTTCTAACATGGTCGAGTTTCAACAACAACAAAGACCAGGTTCTTCAATTAGTCAAGTTATGAATGGTGTTTTTGAAGCTAAGGTTAGAGAAATTATAATGGATGGTCAGATAGATAAATTAGGTATGACTGTAGAGGCTGACCAAATGAGAGACCTAATTAAAACCACCTATGCAAACGACCCTACGTTTTTAAACGAAGCGGGTCTTTTTGACGAGTCTAAATTAAAATTGTTTATCGATAATTTAAAAAGCTCATCTGAAGAAGCTTACCAAAATTGGGTAGCAAGAGAACAATCTTTAGCTGCTAACGCTTTACAAGCTAACTATTTTAATATGGTTAAAGCTGGGACTACTGCAACATTAGCAGAAGGACAATTAGAGCATAAATTAGAGAGCGAAAAAGTAGATATCAAATACGTACAAGTACCTTACACGTCTATTGCAGATAGCACCATTAAAGTGTCAACTTCAGAGATTAAAGACTATATCAATAAAAATGCTAATGCGTATCAAGCTGATGCTAGCAGAACATTTCAGTATGTATTTTTTAAAGAAGAAGCGTCTTTAGAAGATGAAACAAATATCCAAAACGATTTAAAAGAATTATTTAAAGATCAGGAAGTTTACAACGAAACAACTAAAGAGACAGATACTAGAGTAGGTTTTTTAAATACAAAAGACCCAGAGACATTTGTTAATGGTAACTCTGACGACTTAAAATTTGTAGACAAGTACCAATATAAATCAAGTTTCCCTGAAGCAATAGGAGACAGTATTTTTAGTCTAGAAGCAGGTCAAGTTTATGGACCTTACAAAGATGCTGGTTACTATAAAGTAACAAAGGTTTTAGATTATAAAAAACTTGCCGATTCAATCGAGTCTAGTCACATTATCATTCCTTTTGTTGGAACAACTAGAGCTGCAGCAGATGTCACTAGAACTAAAGAGGAAGCTAAAGCAATGGTTGATAGTATTTTTCCATTAGTAAAAAATAATAAAGCAAAATTTGCTGAAGTTGCTAACGAAATCAATTCTGACGGAACTAAAGGGAAAGACGGAAGTATAGGTTGGACAAGATTAACAACTTATAATCCTGCTAGTTTTGATCCAGATTTTGCAAACTTTTTATTTTTTAATGATAAAGGAAGCATTGATGTGGTGTTAACTAAATTTGGTTACCATATTATTAGAGTTGACGATAAGAAAAATGTAGATACTGCAGTAAAAGTAGCAACTGTAGCTAGAAAAATTGAACCATCTACTGCTACAGAAGATAAAGTTTTTGAAAATGCGTCTAACTTTGAGCTAGCAATTGCTAACGGAAGCTTTGCAGAAGTAGCTAAAAAAGAAAATTACGAAGTGCGTCCAATGACTGCTAAAGAGTTGGATGAAAATATTCCTGGTTTAGGAAATCAACGTCAAATTGTACGTTGGGCTTTTGAAGACGAATCAGAAATAGGAGACTACAAGCGTTTTGATAATGTACCAGGTGGTATTGTAATTGCACAATTAACAGCTAAACAAGAAGAAGGATTAATGAGTGTTGAAGATGCATCTGTAACTGCATTACCAGCTGTAAGAAAAGAAAAGAAAGCAAAATTAATCATGGATCGTGTAAGTGCAACAACACTTGAAGATTTTGCAGCAGCAGAAAACCAAACGGTAAAATCATCATCTGCAATTAATATGAAAAACCCAACCATCGCTGGAGCTGGACAAGAGCCTTTAGTGGTAGGAACAGCATTTGGGTTAAAAGAAGGAGCAACTTCTAAATTAATAAAAGGTAATTCTGGGGTATTTATGGTGCAAGTGACTAAAAAGACATCAGCAGTAGAGTTAGATAACTACTTACCATTTGCTAATCAAGTTAGCTCTCAAAAATTAAGTGCAGTACAAGCAAGATTGTACAATGCGCTTAAAGATGCAGCAGAGATTGAAGATTACAGAGCAAAAACAGTACAGTAA
- a CDS encoding GYDIA family GHMP kinase encodes MQTFYSSGKLLLTAEYVVLDGAKALAVPTVFGQHLKVEPIDQPKVIWTSFTKDNTVWFEDELTYMQIASSYTINNEVFNRLIQILNAAQQLNPNFLNGSSGYKISTLLEFPKNWGLGTSSTLINNIATWADVDTYTLLELTFGGSGYDIACAQHQTALIYQLQNKQPQVETISFNPSFSEHLYFVHLNKKQNSREGIAHYKANRSHLTETIRDINALTDAFVTCDDLNQFQELIDQHESIIGKITNQKLVKEELFKEFKGSIKSLGAWGGDFVLVASKTNPTDYFKSKGFDTILKYDTMVLNK; translated from the coding sequence ATGCAAACCTTTTACAGTTCAGGAAAATTATTATTAACCGCAGAATATGTAGTGCTTGATGGTGCAAAAGCATTAGCTGTTCCGACTGTTTTTGGGCAACATTTAAAGGTGGAACCTATTGACCAACCCAAAGTGATTTGGACTAGTTTTACTAAAGATAATACGGTTTGGTTCGAGGATGAACTTACCTATATGCAAATTGCTTCGTCGTACACGATTAACAATGAGGTTTTTAATAGACTTATACAGATTTTAAATGCTGCACAACAGTTAAATCCAAATTTCCTGAATGGTAGTAGTGGTTATAAAATTAGTACGTTATTGGAGTTTCCAAAAAACTGGGGATTGGGTACCTCATCTACTTTAATTAATAACATTGCAACTTGGGCAGACGTAGATACCTATACATTATTGGAATTGACTTTTGGTGGAAGTGGTTATGATATTGCTTGTGCGCAACATCAAACAGCTTTAATATATCAGCTACAAAACAAGCAACCTCAAGTTGAAACTATATCTTTTAATCCTTCATTTTCTGAACACCTCTATTTTGTTCATTTAAATAAAAAGCAAAATAGTCGAGAAGGGATTGCACATTACAAAGCTAATAGAAGTCATTTAACTGAAACTATAAGAGATATTAACGCTTTGACTGATGCATTTGTAACCTGTGATGATTTAAACCAATTTCAAGAATTGATAGACCAACACGAATCTATAATTGGTAAAATCACCAATCAAAAACTTGTAAAAGAGGAGCTTTTTAAAGAGTTTAAAGGTAGTATTAAAAGTTTAGGTGCTTGGGGAGGCGATTTTGTTTTAGTTGCTTCTAAAACCAATCCTACAGATTATTTTAAATCCAAAGGATTTGATACCATACTAAAGTATGACACAATGGTTTTAAACAAATAA
- a CDS encoding hydroxymethylglutaryl-CoA reductase, degradative, giving the protein MSALVSGFSKLSKTEKIDWLIKNHLSTHKDAEHILKQYWNSDDKLQQLHDEFIENTITNYYLPFGVAPNFVINDKIYTIPMTIEESSVVAAASKAAKFWQTRGGFKTKVISTTKIGQVHFTYKGQLQNLQEFFTTVKPQLIDDAKPITTNMEKRGGGILDIQLIDKTTALDHYYQLHATFETLDAMGANFINSCLEQFAKTFKAEAEKHLAQPVDIVMSILSNYVPECLVRAEVSCPIEDLAEKDINPQQFAEKFVQAVKIAEVEPYRAVTHNKGIMNGIDAVVLATGNDFRAVEAGIHAYASKDGQYSSLSHANIENGIFTFWVEIPLALGTVGGLTSLHPLVKLALDILEKPSAKDLMQIVAVAGLAQNFAALRSLTTTGIQEGHMKMHLMNILNQFEATNDEKEHIVNHFKTHVVTHSAVVEAIEKLRQ; this is encoded by the coding sequence ATGAGTGCGTTAGTTTCCGGATTTTCTAAATTATCTAAAACCGAAAAGATTGATTGGCTGATAAAAAACCATTTATCTACACATAAAGATGCAGAGCACATCCTAAAACAATACTGGAATAGTGATGATAAGCTACAACAATTGCATGACGAGTTTATAGAAAACACAATTACCAATTATTATCTACCTTTTGGTGTGGCACCTAATTTTGTGATTAATGACAAAATTTACACCATACCAATGACCATTGAAGAAAGCTCTGTGGTTGCTGCTGCTAGCAAAGCTGCTAAATTCTGGCAAACACGTGGTGGATTTAAAACCAAAGTAATATCTACTACTAAAATTGGTCAGGTCCATTTTACTTATAAAGGTCAATTGCAAAATTTACAAGAATTTTTCACCACAGTTAAACCACAATTAATTGATGATGCTAAACCCATTACCACCAACATGGAAAAGCGTGGTGGAGGTATTCTAGACATCCAATTAATAGATAAAACTACCGCTTTAGACCATTATTACCAGTTGCACGCCACTTTTGAAACGCTAGATGCAATGGGAGCAAATTTTATTAATTCTTGTTTAGAGCAGTTTGCAAAAACATTTAAAGCTGAAGCTGAAAAACATTTAGCACAACCAGTAGATATAGTAATGAGTATTTTATCCAACTACGTGCCTGAATGTCTAGTTAGAGCAGAAGTGAGTTGTCCAATTGAAGATTTAGCCGAAAAAGATATTAATCCACAACAATTTGCTGAAAAATTTGTACAAGCTGTTAAGATTGCAGAGGTCGAGCCTTACAGAGCTGTAACCCATAACAAAGGTATCATGAATGGTATTGACGCTGTTGTACTTGCAACAGGAAACGATTTTAGAGCTGTAGAAGCTGGCATCCATGCGTACGCCTCAAAAGATGGACAATACAGTAGTTTGTCACACGCTAACATAGAAAACGGGATTTTTACATTTTGGGTGGAAATACCATTAGCTTTAGGTACTGTTGGCGGATTGACCAGCTTACATCCTTTAGTAAAATTAGCATTAGATATATTAGAAAAACCTAGTGCAAAAGACTTAATGCAGATTGTTGCTGTTGCTGGATTGGCTCAAAATTTTGCAGCTTTACGCAGTTTGACCACTACAGGAATACAAGAAGGACACATGAAAATGCATTTGATGAATATTCTAAATCAGTTTGAGGCGACAAACGATGAAAAAGAACACATTGTCAACCATTTTAAAACTCATGTGGTAACCCATAGTGCTGTTGTGGAAGCTATTGAAAAATTGAGACAATAA
- a CDS encoding S9 family peptidase, translating into MKILRILSLFCVLTTTFLTAQNKQITLEEIWSGTFRTEGLDALHSMKNGQQYSVLNFDRANGATTIDIYDYKTLEKVNTLVSSSSLNDIKYFTDYTFSDDESQILLATEEESIFRRSSLGKYYVYNTKTKQTTLVAEEKIQEPTFSPDGNKIAYGLNNNLYVKDLKTGTTKQFTFDGEKNKIINGITDWVYEEEFAFVRAFDWNADSNKIAFIRFDETDVPEFSMDVYGKDLYQTQTVFKYPKAGEKNAEVSLHIYDINKDKLREVKVEKTYSDFYIPRIKWSKGGNMLSAIYMNRHQNELDLWMIDAEENKSYLVIEEKDNAYIDITDNLTFLKDKTFIWTSEKDGYNHVYHYDKKGKLINQVTKGNWEVTDYYGYDNKSERIFYQSVENGSINRDVYSIKLNGTDKRRLSQKEGTNNADFSADFSLYINTFSNATTPYLYTLNDATTGQVLKEIKDNSDLKETLKDYQLSKKEFSTIKVNGNDLNMWMIKPANFDATKQYPLFMYQYSGPGSQQVANRWNSANDYWYQMLAQQGYIVACVDGRGTGLKGADFKKVTQNELGKYEVEDQIDAAKLLGAKPYIDSSRIGIWGWSYGGFMSSNALFKGNDVFKMAIAVAPVTSWRFYDTIYTERYMTTPQENPSGYDENSPINHVNKLKGDFLLIHGSGDDNVHVQNTMRMVEALVQANKQFEWMIYPDKNHGIYGGNTRLHLYTKMTNFIHRTLGDKL; encoded by the coding sequence ATGAAGATTTTAAGAATTCTATCCCTTTTTTGTGTCTTAACAACAACATTTTTAACTGCTCAAAATAAGCAAATTACACTAGAAGAGATTTGGAGTGGTACGTTTAGAACTGAAGGTTTAGATGCTTTACACTCGATGAAAAACGGACAACAATATTCCGTGTTAAATTTTGATCGTGCCAATGGTGCAACTACAATTGATATTTATGATTACAAGACATTAGAAAAAGTAAATACCTTAGTGAGTTCTTCTTCCTTAAATGATATTAAATACTTTACGGATTATACCTTTAGTGATGACGAAAGCCAAATACTTTTAGCTACTGAAGAAGAATCTATTTTTAGACGCTCATCATTAGGAAAATACTACGTATACAATACCAAAACAAAGCAAACTACCTTGGTTGCTGAAGAGAAAATTCAAGAACCTACCTTTTCTCCTGACGGAAATAAAATAGCTTACGGTTTAAATAATAATCTTTATGTCAAAGACCTAAAAACTGGTACAACTAAGCAATTTACTTTTGATGGCGAAAAAAACAAAATTATAAATGGAATTACAGACTGGGTTTATGAAGAAGAATTTGCTTTTGTACGTGCTTTTGATTGGAATGCTGATAGTAATAAAATAGCCTTTATTAGATTTGATGAAACTGATGTTCCGGAGTTTTCTATGGATGTGTACGGAAAAGATTTGTACCAAACCCAAACTGTTTTTAAGTACCCTAAAGCAGGAGAAAAAAATGCAGAAGTTTCACTTCATATATACGATATTAACAAAGACAAGCTTCGAGAGGTTAAAGTTGAAAAAACGTATTCAGACTTTTATATTCCAAGAATAAAATGGTCAAAAGGAGGAAACATGCTTAGTGCTATTTACATGAATCGTCACCAAAACGAATTAGATTTATGGATGATTGATGCAGAAGAAAATAAATCGTATTTAGTTATCGAAGAAAAAGACAATGCTTATATTGATATTACAGATAACTTAACCTTTTTAAAAGACAAAACTTTTATTTGGACTAGTGAAAAAGATGGCTATAATCATGTGTATCATTACGATAAAAAAGGAAAGCTTATTAACCAAGTGACTAAAGGTAATTGGGAAGTAACAGATTATTATGGGTATGATAATAAGTCAGAACGTATTTTTTACCAGTCGGTAGAAAATGGAAGTATAAACAGAGACGTATATTCTATTAAATTAAACGGAACCGATAAACGTAGATTATCTCAAAAAGAAGGAACTAATAATGCGGATTTTAGTGCAGATTTTTCTTTGTATATCAATACATTTTCTAATGCAACTACACCATATTTATACACTTTAAATGATGCTACAACTGGACAGGTTTTAAAAGAAATAAAAGATAATAGCGATTTAAAGGAAACTTTAAAAGATTATCAATTATCTAAAAAGGAGTTTTCGACCATCAAGGTTAATGGAAATGACTTAAATATGTGGATGATAAAACCAGCCAATTTTGATGCCACTAAACAATACCCATTGTTTATGTATCAATATTCGGGTCCAGGTTCTCAACAAGTAGCAAACAGATGGAATAGTGCAAACGATTATTGGTACCAAATGTTAGCACAGCAAGGGTATATTGTAGCATGTGTTGATGGTCGTGGTACAGGATTAAAAGGTGCTGACTTTAAAAAAGTAACGCAAAACGAGTTAGGTAAGTATGAAGTTGAAGATCAAATCGACGCTGCAAAATTATTAGGTGCAAAACCATACATTGATTCTAGCCGAATTGGAATTTGGGGATGGTCCTATGGTGGTTTTATGTCTAGTAACGCATTATTTAAAGGTAATGATGTGTTTAAAATGGCTATAGCAGTTGCACCTGTTACAAGTTGGAGATTTTATGACACCATTTACACAGAACGTTACATGACAACACCTCAAGAAAACCCAAGTGGTTATGATGAAAATTCGCCAATAAACCACGTAAATAAATTAAAAGGTGACTTTTTATTAATCCATGGATCAGGAGATGATAACGTGCATGTACAAAACACAATGCGTATGGTAGAAGCTTTAGTACAAGCTAATAAACAATTTGAATGGATGATTTATCCAGACAAAAACCATGGTATTTATGGTGGTAATACACGATTACATTTATATACAAAAATGACAAACTTTATACATCGTACTTTAGGCGATAAACTTTAA
- a CDS encoding peptide MFS transporter — MEFKFGGSETNQKTVLGHPSGLFVLFFTEMWERFSYYGMRALLVLFLIAPLTGENTGWNWERADASILYGWYIGLVYLTPIIGGYIADKFTGYRKAVIIGAFVMTLGHAAMALEIVGDWFFYVGLVLLILGNGMFKPNISSIVGQLYKSQGKEKDAGYTIFYMGINAGAFLGILLCGYIGKNVGWHYGFGLAGIFMFFGMLQFYFAQGIFGNIGNTPKEQLEIDDAIENSLEEIEDDIEDVVDEAKKSKVTRDRLTVIGIFALFTVFFWWAFEQAGSSMTIFANDYTDRVLIGSSATTFNIINAVITIVPLFVLTWVLFKLFKQTFGKYALSNIFLGTSFAIIWGLVIWMLFRDFNAGKNEVPATWFSVLNSLFIILFAPLFSKLWESKYNPSGPIKFAMGLMLVGIGFAALAYGSLDIPLGAKTAKVSMLWLILAFLLHTLGELCLSPVGLSYVSKLAPAKLVGMMFGIWFISNFLAGVIGGWTASFMDPILEKSGLTYFFLIFTIIPIVAGLVMLLLNGKIKKMMHGIK; from the coding sequence ATGGAATTTAAATTTGGAGGTTCAGAAACCAATCAAAAAACCGTATTAGGTCATCCGTCAGGATTATTTGTACTCTTTTTTACTGAAATGTGGGAACGTTTTTCTTATTATGGGATGCGTGCACTTTTAGTGTTGTTTTTAATTGCTCCTTTGACAGGAGAGAATACTGGTTGGAACTGGGAACGTGCTGATGCCTCTATTTTATATGGATGGTACATTGGACTCGTTTATTTAACACCAATTATTGGAGGTTATATAGCAGATAAGTTTACGGGATACCGAAAAGCTGTGATAATTGGAGCTTTTGTTATGACTTTAGGTCATGCAGCTATGGCTTTAGAGATAGTTGGCGACTGGTTCTTTTATGTGGGCTTAGTATTACTTATTTTAGGGAATGGTATGTTTAAGCCGAATATTTCTTCTATAGTTGGACAATTATATAAGTCTCAAGGCAAAGAAAAAGATGCAGGTTATACCATTTTCTATATGGGAATTAACGCTGGAGCTTTTTTAGGCATACTCCTTTGTGGATATATTGGAAAGAATGTTGGATGGCATTATGGATTTGGATTAGCTGGAATATTCATGTTTTTTGGTATGTTACAATTTTATTTTGCTCAAGGTATTTTTGGTAACATTGGAAACACGCCAAAAGAACAATTAGAAATTGATGATGCTATAGAAAATTCTCTTGAAGAGATAGAAGATGATATTGAAGATGTGGTTGATGAAGCTAAAAAATCTAAAGTTACTAGAGACCGATTAACTGTAATTGGGATTTTTGCATTGTTTACCGTTTTCTTTTGGTGGGCTTTTGAACAGGCTGGTTCTTCTATGACTATTTTCGCTAACGATTATACTGATAGAGTTTTAATAGGAAGTTCTGCTACTACATTTAATATCATCAATGCTGTTATAACAATTGTACCTCTATTTGTGTTAACATGGGTCTTATTTAAACTTTTTAAACAAACTTTTGGTAAATATGCTTTGTCAAATATTTTTTTAGGAACAAGTTTTGCAATTATTTGGGGACTAGTTATTTGGATGTTATTTAGAGATTTCAATGCTGGTAAAAATGAAGTTCCGGCAACATGGTTCTCTGTTCTAAATTCATTATTTATCATACTATTTGCACCTCTCTTTTCTAAATTGTGGGAAAGTAAATACAATCCTTCAGGACCAATCAAATTTGCTATGGGTCTTATGTTAGTAGGAATTGGTTTTGCTGCTTTAGCTTATGGTTCTCTAGATATACCATTAGGAGCAAAAACCGCTAAGGTAAGTATGTTATGGTTGATTTTGGCATTTTTATTACACACTCTTGGTGAACTTTGCTTATCACCAGTTGGATTATCTTACGTCAGTAAATTAGCTCCTGCGAAACTTGTAGGAATGATGTTTGGGATTTGGTTTATCTCGAATTTCTTAGCTGGTGTCATTGGTGGATGGACAGCTAGTTTTATGGATCCAATATTAGAAAAATCAGGACTTACATATTTCTTTTTAATATTTACTATTATACCAATTGTTGCTGGTCTAGTTATGCTACTTCTGAATGGTAAAATAAAGAAAATGATGCACGGAATTAAATAA
- a CDS encoding thioredoxin fold domain-containing protein, whose translation MKHILLVFTMLFTFNGIAQDQINWITLEEAVELQKTEPRKIIMDAYTTWCGPCKLLDARTFTNKDLIAYINKNYYAVKFNAQGNDTVTFKGKTYTNPKYNPAKAKTRNSSHELAIALGIRSYPTLLFFDEDANLITPVIGYKTPQQLELYLKMFTSNKHKDMKTQADFDKYYKAFKATFKDNA comes from the coding sequence ATGAAACATATACTTTTAGTTTTTACTATGCTATTTACTTTTAATGGTATAGCACAAGACCAAATTAATTGGATAACATTAGAAGAAGCAGTCGAGCTTCAAAAAACAGAACCTAGAAAAATAATAATGGATGCGTATACCACTTGGTGTGGACCCTGTAAATTATTAGATGCACGTACATTTACAAACAAAGATTTAATAGCCTACATTAATAAAAATTACTATGCAGTAAAGTTTAATGCTCAAGGTAATGATACAGTGACTTTTAAAGGTAAAACCTATACTAATCCAAAGTATAATCCTGCAAAAGCTAAAACTAGAAACTCGTCACACGAGCTAGCAATAGCTTTAGGGATTAGATCCTATCCTACGTTATTATTTTTTGACGAAGACGCCAATTTAATTACTCCAGTTATAGGTTATAAGACACCGCAACAACTAGAACTGTATTTAAAAATGTTTACGTCTAACAAGCATAAAGACATGAAAACACAAGCAGACTTTGATAAGTATTATAAAGCGTTTAAAGCCACGTTTAAGGACAACGCTTAG